The following are encoded together in the Bacillota bacterium genome:
- a CDS encoding glycosyltransferase family 39 protein, translated as MALDESRTTAHRTGRDIVRQVVLWIVSLAIAFGVIGLFYRAYFTGPSDEAMDYGQIAYNLSKGRGFVTNNIVPLGLYYWKDVREAYDLEHGPLYPMFLALLLYRGTQDSKLALGSIIWFVLSLVLVYFVGKRLFSPSVGYWAAAILLLTDAALSTLAISGGPAAMAGFLLLAACYLLYRPSEVTVEPATGETEEVWQERVPRRSFWAGLVAGMAYLTQISLWVLLIPASIYLALTNPERRGKHVALFLLGFALISLPYWIRNTRLFGNPFFNLRVYEIGMATKPYPGYSLYRKYEENSRPPSPVSMFREHTQQVLGKWSRNLRNGVYSLMTFPHPVVMALAFAGLFIPMRLRALAMWRNMIWWTAVLLLLGSSFGVPGSNALAMHCFTATFVLLAVGSLRDLLETLLGEDAQRAWRVALTGVVLVAMLPLAFALIFREPKPPRDELVAFTVLSQRLDRITSELKQRNPNAKLEMPLVGLCDVPWRAAWYTHHIWAWLPETPLVEVPVQIGQGDNRYTVNQQLPNMQAVSDVLRKVEPFFVIITPAVGGPPDGERLQGWAAHYETARQFVFQSYFARNQQEMQRLAQAWKQRRRAPYDPVAGGAYPMPLATPARTVTGLEPPRWILFLLSP; from the coding sequence ATGGCACTGGATGAATCGCGAACCACTGCCCATCGCACCGGAAGGGACATCGTCCGGCAGGTTGTGTTGTGGATAGTGTCGTTAGCCATCGCGTTCGGTGTGATAGGGCTTTTTTACCGGGCATACTTCACTGGTCCGTCCGATGAAGCGATGGACTACGGCCAGATTGCATACAACCTCTCGAAGGGACGAGGGTTCGTCACCAATAACATTGTCCCGCTGGGATTGTACTACTGGAAGGATGTGCGCGAGGCGTACGACCTTGAACACGGTCCGCTGTACCCGATGTTTCTGGCGTTGCTGCTATACCGGGGCACGCAGGACAGTAAGCTCGCGCTGGGATCGATAATATGGTTTGTCCTCAGTCTGGTGCTGGTGTATTTTGTGGGGAAGCGCCTGTTCAGCCCGTCAGTGGGATACTGGGCGGCGGCGATACTGCTATTGACCGATGCCGCCCTGTCGACGCTTGCGATTTCCGGCGGGCCTGCGGCGATGGCAGGGTTTCTGCTGCTGGCAGCGTGCTACTTGCTTTACCGCCCCAGTGAGGTGACTGTGGAACCCGCCACCGGCGAGACGGAGGAAGTGTGGCAGGAGCGCGTACCACGTCGCAGTTTCTGGGCAGGGTTGGTGGCTGGCATGGCTTACCTGACGCAAATCTCGCTGTGGGTGCTGCTTATTCCCGCAAGCATCTACCTGGCTCTCACCAATCCCGAACGCCGCGGCAAGCACGTGGCGCTTTTCCTGCTGGGATTTGCGCTGATTAGCCTGCCATACTGGATACGCAATACCCGGCTCTTCGGTAATCCGTTCTTCAACCTGCGCGTGTACGAAATCGGTATGGCAACCAAACCTTACCCTGGCTACTCACTCTACCGGAAGTACGAGGAAAACTCCCGTCCTCCCAGCCCGGTCTCCATGTTCCGCGAGCATACGCAGCAGGTTCTGGGCAAGTGGTCGCGCAACCTGCGCAACGGCGTCTACTCGCTCATGACGTTCCCGCACCCGGTGGTGATGGCTCTGGCGTTTGCCGGGCTGTTCATCCCGATGCGTTTGCGCGCGCTCGCGATGTGGCGAAACATGATATGGTGGACGGCGGTACTGTTGCTGCTGGGCAGTTCTTTTGGCGTGCCGGGGAGTAATGCGCTGGCGATGCACTGTTTCACGGCGACTTTTGTGCTGCTGGCTGTGGGGAGTCTGCGGGATTTGTTAGAGACGCTGCTGGGCGAGGACGCGCAGCGCGCATGGCGCGTGGCATTGACCGGTGTGGTGCTGGTTGCCATGCTGCCGCTGGCGTTTGCCCTCATCTTTCGCGAACCCAAACCGCCGCGCGATGAACTGGTTGCTTTCACTGTGCTATCGCAACGTCTGGACCGCATTACCAGCGAGTTGAAGCAACGCAATCCCAATGCGAAGCTGGAGATGCCTCTCGTAGGCCTTTGCGATGTTCCGTGGCGAGCGGCATGGTATACGCACCACATCTGGGCGTGGCTGCCGGAGACGCCGCTGGTGGAGGTGCCAGTGCAAATTGGGCAAGGGGACAACCGGTATACGGTGAACCAGCAGCTACCAAACATGCAAGCTGTGAGTGACGTCTTGCGGAAAGTGGAGCCCTTTTTCGTCATCATCACACCAGCGGTCGGCGGTCCTCCGGATGGCGAACGCTTGCAGGGCTGGGCGGCGCACTACGAAACGGCGCGCCAATTCGTGTTCCAGTCTTACTTCGCGCGCAACCAGCAGGAAATGCAAAGGCTGGCACAGGCATGGAAGCAGCGTCGACGCGCCCCGTATGACCCGGTAGCCGGAGGGGCTTACCCGATGCCGCTAGCGACACCTGCACGGACGGTGACCGGTCTCGAGCCGCCGCGCTGGATACTGTTCCTCTTATCGCCCTAG